TAACAAAAAGGTTATTTCAGGATCCGGTCTAAAGCTCAATTGCGCATTCGGAATTTTTGACTTAACCACAGCGACCAATTCTTCGGCAGAGAAAGGCGGTGCAATCCCGCCGATGTTATATATTCTGGTTTTCAGCGCCAAACCATCTGCTCTTGCAAGCATTAGCAAAGCCCTGGCCGCGTCTTTGAAATAAAGAACCGGACACCGCGTATCGGGGTTGCAGGGAATTACGTAAGGCTCGTTCATTAATGGTTTCTCTATGGCCCAGGAATTGTAAATTGACATGTGAGCCGTTCTCGCTCCCGGGCCTACCACGGATGGGAGGCGAACTCCCCGGAAGTCCAGCCCAAATCGCCTGGAATAATATCTCCCGAGAAGCTCGCCAAAAACCTTTGTTACCCCATACATACTTGTGGGACGCTGCGGTGCAAAATCGTCCACAATGGGCGAACTTAAACCTTCGCTAAAGGTCGCGATTGAGCTGCCGTATATGACCATGCCAGTATCTTCGAGACGGCAGGCTTCGAGCACATTATAAGTCCCCACGACATTGGCCTG
This window of the Thermodesulforhabdus norvegica genome carries:
- a CDS encoding NAD-dependent epimerase/dehydratase family protein → MADLITGGTGFLGSALARLLIEEGKRPVLFDIAPPRGVLLRYRDGYSYVRGSLSNLSEILNCFRKFRINRVFHLGGLLSLPSENSPWEAFQANVVGTYNVLEACRLEDTGMVIYGSSIATFSEGLSSPIVDDFAPQRPTSMYGVTKVFGELLGRYYSRRFGLDFRGVRLPSVVGPGARTAHMSIYNSWAIEKPLMNEPYVIPCNPDTRCPVLYFKDAARALLMLARADGLALKTRIYNIGGIAPPFSAEELVAVVKSKIPNAQLSFRPDPEITFLLKELGRITFDDSAARVEWGWEPRYDLEQMVDDFIDEFRRFRDVYEQG